Part of the Candidatus Poribacteria bacterium genome is shown below.
TTTATAGGAGTATCCATTTGCTGTGCTGCGAATAAAAGACACGCAAAAATATCTTCGGATTCCAGATCTGGCATATTTTCAAGAGTTTCTTCAAAAGAAAGACCGCCAGCAAGCGATTCCAAGACATCTGTCACCCGAATCCGCATCCCTCGAACACAAGGCCGTCCACCGCATTGGTCTGGACTGAGCGTAATTCGGGATAATAGAAGTTTTTGCTCAATAGCAGCTTCGAGACCCAGCTTACCGCTCTGTTTTGCCAGTTTCTCTGCGGTTTGGAGATCCACCTTCATTTCTCCAATTCGTCCCAACTTGTTTTTCGCGCATCCGCGAGCATAGTATGCATAGGCGAAATCTGGTTTTATTTGGATCGCTACGTTATAGTCGGCTATAGCACCTTTATAGTTCCCTGACTTGCTTTTCTCATTACCCCACCTAAAGTAAGTCTCGGCGGATAATTTGTGATCTGTTTTCATTGGAGTGTTCTCCTTTCATTCCAGTATACACTATCCAAACCCTAAATTGCAAAAATAGTTGGTATTATTGCGGGCACCACGCCATCACCGTTCCAAAACTCGCAAACATGCTATTTTCACCGCTTGTTAGGATGCGCGAGCCTTGGACGACAACCCGTGCATCGCGACTCGTGATTTTGTAACTGACCGGGGCATCTTTGGCAATAAGCGGTTCACCATTTTCGCCCTTCAGTTTATCGAGCCGATAATGTACTGAGCGATGTGCTGGCACATCGAATTCGCAGGAGACGTTCTCCAGTGCAGGATCCTCATACAGCACCTCTAAGAGACAACGCGTATCACTATCGGCGGTGTTGGAGATACATATAGATTCGTGAGAGAAATAACCGCCGCCGTGTTGTTCCCATTCTTGTTCCGCTGGCGTTAGTGCCGCCATGTAGCCGTCCGGAATAACCCAAACATAAGCCCCATCACCATCTGAACTATAGCATTTGAGCGCATCTGCTATTGCCTCTGCATTTTTTTCTTTCACTTCATCTCTATCAACTACGAAAAACCGGTCATGTAATTCAATTCCCGGGACGGTATGTGTCTGTTTTAATTCGCCTTGCACAGTAAACCACAAATATTTAGGTGTCAGCAGATCAACACGGCTTACACCTTGTGAAGCGAGCCAATCTCCAAATGTACTGTTCAGAAGTGCGGTCACCGTACCCAAGTGGACAAGACCCGCCCTCCCATAATTATTAATTGTCTTCATTAAGGTTTCAAACGTCATTGTGTTGTCCTCTCTTTTGTCGTTGTCTCAGACTTTGCCATACGAATTATACCATCCAGCGTCCCTCAATACCGAGCAGTGCCATCAACACCTCCAAGAGAACGCTTTCGGCATCGGTTCCAACGAACTGTCGATGTGTATCAATATAAGTGCCGTAATCGGCAGCCCACTCCCGAAAATAGGTTTGGTATTCCCAACCATCCGCGGTGCGTTGAAAAACCGACCGATCTGGATAGGGGAGTCGCTGCGTTAAGAGGTCATGCAGTTGTTCCGAGGTCGGTATCCACAAGCCTTCTGAGTTTTCCTTGTCGGGTCGAAGTGCCTGAATTTTAGGATGTAAGCATCTCTCTAAATATGTTTGTGAATGTATCTGCTTTTCAGATGGATTCATGAATTTGTGGTAAAACCTAAAATATGTAGACAGGCGTTCCGTGAACAAGCCCCACCCCCGCTGGCGAGGTTTGAAACCTCGCCCTTGCATTAGTGAGCGATCCCCCCACCGCTGGCGAGGTTTGAAACCTCGCCCTTCCGTTGATGTATAGGCAATTACGGATTTTACTATACCCCCGCTGGCGAGGTTTGAAACCTCGCCCTTCCGTTGATGTATAGGCAATTACGGATTTTACTATAATGGATATTATACGGTGTCAACGTCTCAGTGTCAATACTTCTGTCGCAAATTTTTGTCACCTTTTCACAGCGATTACGTAATTACACGGTAAGTTATCATATTTTGTAGAAATATTAAAAAATCTTGAGGAATCGGGAAAGGAAGATATCAATGAATTTCCTAATAGTACTCTCCGTTTTTTGGGTTAGCGTGCTTGTTAAATTCTCCAGATACAACTAAATCTGGACAGTATTCCGAAGCGTGTATCGTTCAGCGATCTGTTTCTGGACGATAGAAACGCAATCTGGTTTATGTCGTGCTGTAACAGTCGCTACGCCACTATACTTAAACGTGTTTGGGCAGGTCCGCGCCTGCCCAATCTCATATTCAAGCAGTAACCAAGGCCCCCACGATCTCCGCTGGCGAGATTTCCCAACCTCATCTAATTTCCAAGACGCATGTTGTATCAAAGGTAAACCTCCTTAGCCTCGTAGGGGCGGCATATTTATAGAAAAAGATTCTACCCTATCCCTTCAGCCCCGTAGGGGCGGTATCTCTGTAGAAAAACGGATCCTCCACCTCCCAAGCCCCGTAGGGGCGATATCTGTCCAAAAATACACAGAAAACTGAAAACTAAATAGTCCTGATATCGTGACTGCAAGTCGCTTCTACCGAAATTTTCCTTGCAATTCTACCCTAATCCGTGTATAATCTGGCAGTGTTTCGTCCACCGACAACATATAGGGAAAATAGATGCCAGATTTCAATATCAAACCGACACACAAGCCCATCAAAAACTACTATACTGAACTCGAAAAGTATGCGCAACACGGTGCCGAAAATGAAGGCACCGTCCGTGCTGCATTCCAGAACCTCCTTCAGCACTACTGTCACCAATCCAACCTCACGCTCCTCTGCGAAAAAAGTCTCTACACGCCGGAGAAAAGACGGATAACCCCCGACGGTGAAGTCGTCGATGCCTTCGGCTTACCACACGGCTATTGGGAGGCGAAAGACACCCAGGACGATCTAAACGTTGAAGCGGACAAGAAATTCGCCGCAGGCTACCCCTCGAAAAATATCGTCATCCAGTCTCCCACCCACGCGCTTCTCTATCAGCACGGACGACTACAACTCGATCTTGACATCAGCGAACCGAGAAACCTCATTCAAGTGCTCCAGACGTTCTTCACCTATCAGGAAGAGAATATCTCCGCATGGCATACCGCGGTCTCTGAATTCAAAGACACGGTGCCGGAACTCGGTGACAAATTGGCAGCGTTAATCGAAACGGAACGCCAAAACAATCCACATTTTCAGGAAGCATTCGCCAGTTTTCACCAACAGTGTCAAGCCTCGATTAATCCGAACCTCTCCATCGCTGCCGTAGAGGAGATGCTCATCCAGCATCTGTTGACAGAACGTATCTTCCGCACTGTCTTTGATAATCCCGACTTTACACGCCGAAATATTATCGCCCGTGAAATTGAAAATGTTATTGACGTGCTAACCGAGCGGACACTCAACCGCTCTGAATTCCTCCGCCCTTTGGAGCCGTTCTACGCTGCAATCGAGAAAACCGCCGCGACTATCACCGACTTCTCACAGAAACAGGGTTTTCTCAACACCGTCTACGAGCAGTTTTTTCAAGGTTTCTCCGTCAAGGTAGCGGATACGCACGGCATCGTCTACACACCACAGCCAATCGTCGACTTCATGGTGAAAAGTGTAGAACACATCTTACAGACCGAGTTTGATCGTTCACTTTCGGAGAGTGGTGTGCATATTATTGACCCATTCGTCGGCACCGGTAACTTCATCGTCCGCATTATGCAGGAGCTGGATCCCATTTCACTGGAGCGAAAATACACCGCCGATCCGCCGGAACTCCAATGCAACGAAGTAATGCTCCTACCCTACTATATCGCTAATCTCAACATTGAGCAGCAGTTTTACACCGCGACGAACCGCTATGCCCCTTATGAAGGTATCTGTCTGGTAGACACGTTTGAGATTGCAGAGGAACGGCAGCTGCAGCTATTCACCCCTGCCAATACAGCGCGGGTTGAGAAGCAGAAGGAGGCTCCGATGTTTGTGGTTATCGGCAATCCACCTTACAATGCCGGGCAGGTCAACGAAAACGACAACAACAAAAATCGGAAGTATGAGACGATGGACGCGCGCGTGCGGGAAACGTATTCGCAAGACTCAGCAGCGACGAATAAAAACGCACTCTCCGATCCC
Proteins encoded:
- a CDS encoding DUF433 domain-containing protein, with the translated sequence MEQKLLLSRITLSPDQCGGRPCVRGMRIRVTDVLESLAGGLSFEETLENMPDLESEDIFACLLFAAQQMDTPIKPA
- a CDS encoding sensory rhodopsin transducer produces the protein MKTINNYGRAGLVHLGTVTALLNSTFGDWLASQGVSRVDLLTPKYLWFTVQGELKQTHTVPGIELHDRFFVVDRDEVKEKNAEAIADALKCYSSDGDGAYVWVIPDGYMAALTPAEQEWEQHGGGYFSHESICISNTADSDTRCLLEVLYEDPALENVSCEFDVPAHRSVHYRLDKLKGENGEPLIAKDAPVSYKITSRDARVVVQGSRILTSGENSMFASFGTVMAWCPQ